Proteins encoded within one genomic window of Bacteroidia bacterium:
- a CDS encoding ABC transporter permease, with amino-acid sequence MNQRLEGVLARFRLFILLIFENAKMAFQTLRSNKIRSVLSVSGISIGIFSIITVFTIIDSLKIQVQNSLASLGKSVVYIDVFPWETEERQEYPWWKFIQRPNPSLNEMMLLEQSHVADIVDAFSFKMNYLSTNMSNINTGVEALGVDIVGISYGFNRIQDLKISYGRYFSEQEATQGNSVVILGNTVATKLFNNPELAIGNNVRVAGKLMRVIGVLEYEGVNMMNNSSDEIAYVPVPFLLGMTGIETRTYSPMIMVKAKDGISIDALADEIKGAMRTIRRLKPSEEDNFAVNKVTFLIQYLDAFFKKMNLFGLIIGGFALLVGGFGVSNIMFVSVKERTGIIGIQKALGAKRFYILMQFLTEAIVLCVLGGIIGIAFVYGIAFVANILLANAQDISFRIYMSLDNFVVGVLFSIVTGVIAGIIPAWVAARLQPVKAIRANG; translated from the coding sequence TTGAACCAAAGATTAGAAGGTGTGTTAGCACGATTCCGCCTATTTATACTACTTATATTTGAAAATGCCAAAATGGCTTTTCAAACCCTGCGTTCTAACAAGATACGATCTGTATTGTCTGTAAGTGGAATTAGTATTGGAATCTTTTCCATTATCACAGTGTTTACTATCATTGACTCTCTCAAAATTCAAGTTCAAAATAGCTTAGCTTCATTAGGCAAAAGTGTTGTTTATATTGATGTGTTTCCATGGGAAACCGAGGAAAGACAAGAATACCCTTGGTGGAAATTTATTCAACGACCGAATCCTTCACTCAATGAAATGATGTTGTTAGAACAATCGCATGTTGCGGACATAGTAGATGCTTTTAGTTTTAAAATGAACTACCTATCTACCAATATGTCAAATATCAATACAGGGGTTGAAGCATTAGGGGTTGATATTGTTGGGATTTCCTATGGTTTTAATAGAATCCAAGATTTGAAAATTAGTTATGGAAGGTATTTTTCAGAGCAAGAAGCAACACAAGGAAACTCGGTTGTAATATTAGGGAACACAGTTGCTACCAAGTTGTTTAACAACCCTGAATTGGCTATAGGAAACAATGTGAGAGTCGCAGGGAAGTTAATGCGAGTCATTGGAGTGCTCGAATATGAAGGAGTAAATATGATGAATAATTCCTCAGATGAGATTGCGTATGTTCCAGTGCCATTTTTATTAGGAATGACCGGTATTGAAACGCGCACCTATTCGCCAATGATTATGGTAAAAGCCAAAGATGGGATTTCAATTGATGCTTTAGCAGATGAAATTAAAGGTGCAATGCGGACTATAAGGCGGTTAAAACCAAGTGAGGAAGATAACTTTGCAGTAAACAAGGTGACTTTTTTGATTCAGTATCTTGATGCGTTTTTCAAAAAAATGAATCTTTTTGGATTGATAATAGGAGGTTTTGCGTTGTTGGTTGGGGGATTTGGGGTTTCAAACATTATGTTTGTTTCTGTAAAAGAACGAACAGGTATTATTGGTATTCAGAAAGCGTTAGGAGCAAAGAGATTTTATATTTTGATGCAATTTCTAACAGAAGCAATTGTTCTTTGTGTTTTAGGCGGAATTATAGGCATTGCTTTTGTTTATGGAATCGCATTCGTTGCAAATATATTGCTTGCGAATGCTCAAGACATCAGTTTTAGAATCTATATGTCATTAGATAATTTTGTAGTTGGTGTTTTGTTTTCTATTGTAACAGGGGTCATTGCGGGGATTATTCCTGCGTGGGTTGCTGCACGCTTACAACCTGTGAAAGCAATTAGAGCAAATGGTTAA
- the azu gene encoding azurin, producing the protein MKKSILTLASVAFLFAACNNAPTEPVAEETTPATEETTPAETPAETAPAEQAAPAVAEVAIEGNDQMKFNLTEIKVKEGQTVKLTLHHVGKAPATVMGHNFVLLAQGTDLAMFSTKAIKAKDTDYIPADMASSVIAHTKLIGGGETDVIEFPAPAKGTYDFLCSFPGHSALMKGKFIVE; encoded by the coding sequence ATGAAAAAATCAATTTTAACCCTAGCAAGCGTAGCATTCTTATTTGCTGCTTGTAACAATGCACCTACTGAACCCGTTGCTGAAGAAACAACTCCTGCAACTGAAGAAACAACTCCTGCTGAAACACCTGCAGAGACTGCACCTGCTGAACAAGCTGCACCTGCTGTTGCTGAAGTAGCAATCGAAGGCAATGACCAAATGAAGTTTAACCTTACTGAAATTAAAGTAAAAGAAGGTCAAACTGTAAAACTTACCCTCCACCATGTTGGTAAAGCTCCAGCAACAGTGATGGGTCACAATTTTGTTTTGTTAGCTCAAGGTACAGACCTTGCTATGTTCAGCACAAAAGCTATTAAAGCAAAAGATACTGACTATATCCCTGCTGATATGGCAAGCAGTGTAATTGCTCACACTAAGTTAATTGGTGGCGGTGAAACTGATGTAATTGAATTCCCTGCACCTGCTAAAGGTACTTATGATTTCCTTTGCTCTTTCCCAGGTCACTCTGCTTTAATGAAAGGTAAATTTATTGTTGAATAA
- the ric gene encoding iron-sulfur cluster repair di-iron protein: MEVSKDTIVGDLVAQDYRVASVFKQQGIDFCCNGNRSIAEVCAEDNIAIDPLIDALKEVAQNKGGSNIDYASWPLDLLADYIEKTHHRYVETKSREIMPFLEKIVRVHGERHPELAKVEQLFKDSVGELSRHMKKEELMLFPAIRKMVQAKLTNTKSEAPFGSISGPINVMMEEHDTEGERFREISKLTNHFTVPADGCNTYKITLLMLHEFEEDLHLHIHLENNILFPKSIAMEKQMAQ; the protein is encoded by the coding sequence ATGGAAGTATCGAAAGACACAATTGTAGGGGATTTGGTAGCGCAAGACTACCGTGTAGCCTCTGTTTTTAAGCAACAAGGAATTGACTTTTGTTGTAATGGTAATCGGTCAATTGCGGAAGTGTGTGCAGAAGACAACATTGCAATAGACCCACTCATAGATGCACTCAAAGAAGTAGCTCAAAACAAAGGTGGTTCAAATATAGACTATGCATCTTGGCCCTTAGATTTGCTTGCAGATTATATTGAAAAAACGCACCATAGATATGTGGAAACTAAGTCAAGAGAAATCATGCCTTTTCTTGAAAAGATTGTTCGTGTACACGGAGAAAGACATCCTGAGTTAGCTAAAGTAGAACAACTTTTTAAAGATTCGGTTGGCGAGTTATCAAGACACATGAAAAAAGAGGAACTGATGTTGTTTCCTGCTATCAGAAAAATGGTTCAAGCCAAATTGACCAATACCAAATCCGAAGCACCTTTTGGAAGCATTTCAGGTCCCATTAATGTTATGATGGAAGAACATGATACAGAAGGAGAGAGATTCAGAGAAATATCTAAGCTAACCAATCATTTTACAGTACCTGCTGATGGATGTAATACCTATAAAATTACACTATTGATGTTGCATGAATTCGAAGAAGATTTACATTTGCACATCCATTTGGAAAATAACATTCTATTCCCAAAATCAATAGCAATGGAAAAACAGATGGCTCAATAA
- a CDS encoding class I SAM-dependent methyltransferase, whose protein sequence is MEVTDFSRAQGHWILAKMGKRVLRPGGKELTQKLVSGLDVNHKDDIVEFAPGLGYTASLTLAKLPHSYVGVDADEDAVRLLKQKIKGNNIQFILGQASETHLDNDSKDKVYGEAMLTMHADHRKSEIIRESHRILKKGGLYAIHELGLVDVNEEQKEQIQRDLAICIKVNARPLTENEWKELLEKEGFKIKQVYTNAMHLLESKRIFDDEGFWRAMKITFNILRNKAARTRINEMKRVFKKHDKHMNSIAIIAEKI, encoded by the coding sequence ATGGAAGTTACGGATTTTTCAAGAGCACAAGGACATTGGATATTAGCTAAAATGGGCAAGAGGGTTCTTAGACCCGGAGGCAAAGAATTAACTCAGAAATTAGTTTCAGGGTTGGATGTTAATCACAAAGATGATATAGTGGAATTTGCGCCAGGTTTGGGCTATACTGCATCATTAACATTAGCAAAGTTGCCACATTCTTATGTTGGTGTTGATGCAGATGAAGATGCAGTGAGACTGTTGAAGCAGAAAATCAAAGGGAATAATATTCAATTTATTTTAGGTCAAGCTTCTGAAACCCATTTGGACAACGATTCAAAGGATAAAGTGTATGGAGAAGCTATGCTGACAATGCACGCAGATCATCGCAAGTCTGAAATTATACGTGAATCTCATAGGATATTGAAAAAGGGAGGCTTGTATGCAATTCATGAATTGGGGTTGGTAGATGTCAATGAAGAACAAAAAGAGCAGATTCAAAGAGATTTAGCAATATGTATTAAGGTAAATGCGCGTCCGCTAACCGAAAATGAATGGAAGGAATTATTGGAAAAAGAAGGATTTAAAATCAAGCAAGTCTATACGAATGCAATGCATTTGTTAGAGAGCAAAAGAATTTTTGATGATGAGGGATTTTGGAGGGCAATGAAAATCACATTCAACATACTGCGAAATAAGGCTGCGAGAACAAGAATCAATGAGATGAAAAGAGTTTTTAAAAAACATGACAAGCATATGAATTCAATAGCCATTATTGCCGAGAAAATTTAA
- a CDS encoding Rrf2 family transcriptional regulator — protein sequence MFSKSCEYGIKATLYIASNSFNGRRVSLTDISENINSPKAFTAKILQHLSRHGIIQSVKGPTGGFETHLSEMSKIKLSSIVQAFDGDEIYNGCGLGLSECNDNKPCPVHSRFKKIREELKRMLETTSVFDLTTGLAEGLTFLKH from the coding sequence ATGTTTTCTAAATCTTGTGAATACGGTATAAAAGCTACCTTATATATAGCTTCAAACTCATTTAATGGAAGAAGAGTAAGTTTAACAGATATTTCAGAAAACATCAATTCTCCAAAAGCATTTACAGCAAAAATATTACAACACCTCTCCAGACATGGAATTATTCAGTCTGTGAAAGGACCAACCGGAGGTTTTGAAACTCATCTTAGCGAAATGTCTAAAATAAAATTAAGCAGCATAGTGCAAGCATTTGACGGAGATGAAATATATAACGGCTGTGGTTTAGGGCTAAGTGAATGTAATGATAACAAACCTTGTCCAGTACATTCTCGCTTTAAAAAAATAAGAGAAGAACTAAAAAGGATGTTAGAAACAACCAGTGTATTTGATTTAACAACCGGATTGGCAGAAGGCTTGACCTTTTTAAAACATTAA
- a CDS encoding DUF5683 domain-containing protein: MRLRKGIITMWLVLFTGIQGLQAEDFNSLFLRFSPTPKSHSPHLASVLSAVLPGAGQIYNKKYWKVPIIYAGLGALSYSIIKNQQSFRAYQNELIARSNKDTAAMNMNYAVYPDEYLRSNRDYFRNNRDLSIIGVALIYTLNIVDAAVDAHLYNFDVNKSLSIKPKITPQQTVVSTDFGLGMGLVFRF; this comes from the coding sequence ATGCGATTAAGAAAGGGCATAATAACAATGTGGCTTGTCCTTTTTACAGGCATTCAAGGGCTGCAAGCAGAGGATTTTAATTCATTGTTTTTGCGTTTTTCGCCAACACCAAAGTCTCATTCTCCGCATTTGGCTTCCGTCTTATCTGCTGTTTTGCCTGGTGCAGGACAGATTTATAATAAGAAATATTGGAAAGTGCCTATCATTTATGCAGGCTTGGGCGCACTTTCTTATTCAATAATTAAAAACCAACAGTCTTTTCGTGCATATCAGAATGAATTAATTGCTCGCAGTAATAAAGACACAGCAGCTATGAATATGAATTATGCAGTGTATCCTGATGAGTATCTGCGCTCCAATCGCGATTATTTTAGAAATAACCGAGACCTTTCTATTATTGGTGTTGCACTTATTTATACCTTAAATATTGTAGATGCCGCTGTTGATGCTCATTTATATAATTTCGATGTCAACAAAAGTTTAAGTATTAAACCCAAGATTACACCTCAACAAACGGTTGTGTCCACAGATTTCGGACTTGGTATGGGGTTGGTTTTCAGGTTTTAA